A window of the Bacillus sp. (in: firmicutes) genome harbors these coding sequences:
- the rplE gene encoding 50S ribosomal protein L5, protein MNRLKEKYLKEITPALMSKFNYKSVMEVPKIEKIVVNMGVGDAVQNAKALDMAVEELSLITGQKPVVTRAKKSIAGFRLREGMPIGAKVTLRGERMYEFLDKLISVSLPRVRDFRGVSKKAFDGRGNYTLGIKEQLIFPEIDYDKVSKVRGMDIVIVTTAKTDEEARELLTLLGMPFQK, encoded by the coding sequence ATGAACCGCCTTAAAGAAAAATATCTTAAAGAAATTACTCCAGCTCTTATGAGCAAGTTTAACTATAAATCTGTAATGGAAGTACCAAAAATCGAAAAAATTGTTGTAAACATGGGTGTAGGTGACGCTGTTCAAAACGCTAAAGCGTTAGACATGGCTGTGGAGGAGCTTTCTCTTATCACAGGTCAAAAACCAGTAGTTACTCGCGCGAAAAAATCTATTGCAGGTTTCCGCCTTCGTGAAGGTATGCCAATCGGTGCGAAAGTAACTCTTCGTGGAGAGCGTATGTACGAATTCTTGGACAAACTTATTTCTGTTTCTCTTCCACGTGTTCGTGACTTCCGTGGTGTATCTAAAAAAGCGTTTGACGGACGCGGTAACTACACTTTAGGTATTAAAGAACAGCTAATCTTCCCAGAAATCGATTACGATAAAGTAAGCAAAGTACGTGGTATGGACATCGTAATCGTTACTACTGCTAAAACTGACGAAGAAGCTCGTGAGTTATTAACTCTATTAGGAATGCCATTCCAAAAGTAA
- the rplN gene encoding 50S ribosomal protein L14 — translation MIQQESRLKVADNSGAREVLTIKVLGGSGRKTANIGDIIVATVKQATPGGVVKKGDVVKAVVVRTKRGVRRSDGSYIRFDENACVIIRDDKSPRGTRIFGPVARELREKDFMKIVSLAPEVL, via the coding sequence ATGATTCAACAAGAATCACGTTTAAAAGTTGCTGATAACTCTGGTGCGCGTGAAGTGTTAACAATTAAAGTTCTTGGTGGCTCTGGCCGCAAAACTGCAAACATCGGTGACATCATCGTTGCTACAGTAAAACAAGCAACACCAGGTGGCGTTGTTAAAAAAGGTGACGTTGTTAAAGCCGTTGTGGTTCGTACTAAACGTGGTGTTCGTCGTTCTGACGGCTCTTACATCCGTTTCGATGAAAACGCATGTGTGATCATCCGTGACGATAAGAGCCCACGCGGAACTCGTATTTTCGGACCAGTTGCTCGTGAACTTCGTGAAAAAGATTTCATGAAAATTGTATCTTTAGCTCCAGAAGTTCTTTAA
- the rplX gene encoding 50S ribosomal protein L24, with amino-acid sequence MHVKKGDKVMVISGKDKGKTGVILKAFPKKDRVLVEGVNIVKKHAKPSQANPQGGIISQEAPIHVSNVMPLDPKTGEPTRVGYKVVDGKKVRVAKKSGEVLDK; translated from the coding sequence ATGCATGTTAAAAAAGGCGACAAAGTAATGGTCATCTCAGGTAAAGATAAAGGGAAAACGGGCGTAATTTTAAAAGCTTTCCCTAAAAAAGATCGCGTATTAGTTGAAGGTGTAAACATCGTTAAAAAGCATGCAAAACCTTCTCAAGCAAATCCACAAGGTGGCATCATTAGCCAAGAAGCGCCGATTCATGTTTCTAACGTAATGCCACTTGATCCGAAAACAGGTGAACCAACTCGTGTTGGTTACAAAGTAGTGGACGGTAAAAAAGTACGCGTAGCGAAAAAATCAGGTGAAGTTCTAGATAAATAA
- the rplP gene encoding 50S ribosomal protein L16 encodes MLMPKRVKYRRQHRAKLSGRAKGDTNVTFGEFGLQALDAAWVTNRQIEAARRAMTRYMKRGGKVWIKIFPHKPFTAKPLEVRMGSGKGAPEGWVAVVKPGKVMFEVAGVSEEVAREALRLASHKLPVKCKFVKREEIGGESNES; translated from the coding sequence ATGTTAATGCCTAAACGCGTGAAATATCGTCGTCAACACCGCGCAAAATTAAGCGGTCGTGCAAAAGGTGACACTAACGTTACATTCGGCGAATTCGGATTACAAGCTCTTGATGCAGCTTGGGTAACAAACCGCCAAATCGAGGCAGCTCGTCGTGCGATGACTCGTTATATGAAACGTGGCGGTAAAGTGTGGATCAAAATTTTCCCACACAAACCATTCACTGCTAAACCGCTTGAAGTACGCATGGGTTCCGGTAAAGGTGCTCCAGAAGGTTGGGTAGCAGTTGTTAAGCCTGGTAAAGTAATGTTCGAAGTAGCAGGCGTTTCTGAAGAAGTAGCTCGTGAAGCACTTCGTCTTGCATCCCACAAACTTCCTGTAAAGTGTAAGTTTGTAAAACGAGAAGAAATTGGTGGTGAATCAAATGAAAGCTAA
- a CDS encoding type Z 30S ribosomal protein S14, translated as MAKKSMIAKQKRTPKFKVRAYTRCERCGRPHAVMRKFKLCRICFRELAYKGQIPGVKKASW; from the coding sequence GTGGCTAAAAAATCAATGATTGCGAAACAAAAACGTACGCCAAAGTTTAAAGTACGTGCATATACACGCTGCGAACGCTGCGGTCGTCCACATGCTGTAATGCGTAAATTTAAACTTTGCCGTATTTGTTTCCGCGAACTTGCATATAAAGGACAAATTCCTGGCGTGAAAAAAGCTAGCTGGTAA
- the rpsH gene encoding 30S ribosomal protein S8 — protein sequence MVMTDPIADMLTRIRNANMVRHESLEVPASNIKKQIAEILKREGFIRDVEYIEDNKQGIIRIFLKYGPNNERVITGLKRISKPGLRVYAKSNEIPKVLNGLGIAIVSTSQGVLTDKEARAKQVGGEVLAYVW from the coding sequence ATGGTAATGACAGATCCAATCGCAGATATGCTTACTCGTATCCGCAATGCGAACATGGTTCGTCACGAGTCATTAGAGGTTCCTGCTTCTAATATCAAAAAACAAATCGCAGAAATCCTTAAACGTGAAGGGTTCATCCGTGACGTTGAATATATTGAAGACAACAAGCAAGGTATCATTCGTATTTTCCTAAAATACGGTCCAAACAACGAGCGTGTAATTACTGGATTAAAACGTATTAGTAAACCAGGTTTACGTGTATACGCGAAATCAAACGAAATTCCAAAAGTACTTAACGGTCTTGGAATTGCAATCGTGTCTACTTCTCAAGGTGTTTTAACTGACAAAGAAGCACGTGCGAAGCAAGTAGGCGGCGAAGTTTTAGCTTACGTTTGGTAA
- the rpsQ gene encoding 30S ribosomal protein S17, whose translation MSERNQRKVYTGRVVSDKMDKTITVLVETYKKHPIYGKRVKYSKKFKAHDELNQAKVGDIVRIMETRPLSATKRFRLVEIVEKAVII comes from the coding sequence ATGAGTGAACGCAACCAACGTAAAGTTTACACAGGACGTGTCGTTTCCGATAAAATGGACAAAACGATTACAGTTCTTGTTGAAACTTACAAAAAGCATCCAATTTACGGAAAACGCGTAAAATACTCAAAAAAATTCAAAGCTCATGACGAGCTAAACCAAGCAAAAGTAGGCGATATTGTACGTATCATGGAAACTCGCCCACTTTCTGCAACAAAACGTTTCCGTCTAGTTGAAATCGTAGAAAAAGCTGTTATTATCTAA
- the rpmC gene encoding 50S ribosomal protein L29, translated as MKAKEIRELTTAEIEQKVKALKEELFNLRFQLATGQLENTARIREVRKAIARMKTVIREREIGVNNR; from the coding sequence ATGAAAGCTAAAGAAATTCGTGAACTAACCACTGCCGAAATTGAACAAAAAGTTAAAGCGTTAAAAGAAGAGCTATTCAACCTTCGCTTTCAATTAGCGACTGGTCAGCTTGAAAATACAGCTCGTATTCGCGAAGTGCGCAAAGCGATTGCACGTATGAAAACTGTTATTCGTGAAAGAGAGATCGGCGTAAACAATCGATAA